CGTAGGAAGCTCAAAAAGAATCTTAGAAAACAATTTGTCCATGACCTGTCAGACACTATATCAGACAGGATGGATAATAAACTGGAAAAAATCAAACCCCTCTCCATCTTAGAGTTTAACATTTTTAGGGGTCCGTCTAGACTGAACTAATTCAGAAGACTTTTTCTTCCAACCCAGAAAGTGATAGGGATAAGCAAAAAAGTCTCAAAATTACAAAGGGGGGTTTCTTTGAATCCTAAACATCTGCAGGTTATTACTACAGACTGAGCCTTTGGGGATGGGGAGCGCATTGCTCTCATCTCTTTCCAAGGACAATAGTCCGAGGGTCAGAGGTCTCTCTTTAAATCAGAGGGaattgtgcaatgagcaggacactgggtcagtggagttgctatgcagtgggtcagaatatatATGTagtagttcgtgacgccaattgcagcttgcccaggtactgtagcagggccctttaagatggtatagctcatatgccagagggggataatgtctctgtgtagtgtcaacgatGTGTCCTACctttggtacggctggactcctgaatcctggctcacttgcaataaaatttgagtgttgttaataggagtttggatggaataattgagatccagacaggagatataatccaactcgtctttacttattggcagctttaaatccgtacaagttacagctttagtccttaggtcccagcaggtattggcaatatgtggcaggaatttatatctattctgcttctgatcatatgcctaaagagtctggcaggtatttatcttccgCTCTGTCTTCtacttggtatgggcctgactagctgggGAGGAATTTGGCTTATCCTGGACTTGGgaaatgtactcacagcttggctcacatggtatgcttcttcctgaatgctggagatggctgcttcgcTGGTCGACCAGCTGAGGTAGAGGACttaggctgggaagatggatcctggcctcagccgaggttgtatccagggttgggatccctggttctgggagctcctatcaacacaacctaccccgacagggggtggctggtacactcgcaagacttccttctcctcctcatgatacaggacatgggactgtcccacttctgctcatacaggggagcctagactggaatggactattccaggctaGAAATACTAAACTGTCTATAGACTGCCTACACATTGCCaccacctactggtgtacatgaagaattacagcaatttacataaaacTGTCATAGGAAATccatataatggaaaatgcaatgtaagattacacaggatgataacaCATATACACTTAACATCATGTAGCTGGATGACagtagttttagtgacatacttcaggatgttacaaTTGTCTGCAGTCTGGACAGTTATAAAGGCATTGTCCCATTACAACGAAGGGAAAGACATTCAAAAGTTTACTCAAGATCCCTACCGGCGATACACCAAAAATGATCCCTAAATAAAAAGGCGGACTTCTTAAGCAGAAATTAACTGAGGTCAACGGAATGGAGCCTAGAAAAGGAAGTTTTTCTCCAGTTTACAGAATTATGGGTACTCCCCTAGTGGATTTGTTTGCCTCAGCAGAAAACGCAAAACTAAAAAGATTCTTTTTCCTAAACCCCTTCGACGGAAACATAGGAGTAGACGCGCTGTCACAAAAGTGGGACTTTCAGCTGGCATACTTCCTCTTCAGTTAGTTCCCAGGGTGCTATAAAAGATCAGCCTAGACAAGGCCCATGTGATTTTAATAGCCCCTTTGTGGCTGAAAAAGAAGTGGTTCCCTCTTCTGAAGCTCCTATAAATTCAGAGGCCTTGGATTCTTCCCTGGAGACAAAATCTGTTGTCGCAGGGTCCATCACCCCAAAGTGGAAAGGTTAGATCTAGCAGCTTGGAACCTGAGAGGGTAACATTGAGGTCAAAGGGTTTATCGAACGCCATAATTGACACCATGGCGGCTAGCAGGAAAGAAGTTACTTCCAAGATTTATTCTAAGATCTGGAGAAGGTTTTGTAGTTGGTGTACTCAATCGGGGAACTCTTCTCAGAGATTTTCCATCCAGGCAATTTTGGGATTCTTACAAACAGGTTTTGAGAGAGAGTTGCGTCCAAATAACTTAAGAGTACATATATCAGCATTAAGTTCGGTGTTTGATGAAAAAATTGCGGACCACTCATGGGTTATCTGGGTTTTGAAAGGGGCAGATAGAttagagtctttcacctaaaatgaccattatacaccacaaacatgatgatatccattacattccccatattataatcttaccttttcatattgctgtccgtcgcctattctctcttaaaaacacttttattccatatgctaatcaggttctgaaggtgcccaggggcggcgtttatgcggccggtgcccaggctccatggcgctgttcaaatcaaacccctgccctttcacccctctggcccgccctcggttcttcagataccatcctccagtcaatgacaaatcctgcgcctgcgcactccattacccactagggcagaggcagcagagcgtttaatgcgcatgcgccggcccgtacatcccgatctagccggcggaagtaaactgccaaaatatcgggatgtacgggccggtgCATgcacattaaacgctctgctgcctctgccctagtgggtaatggagtgcgcaggcgctgtcattcatagtgacagtgagtacagaggctggccattttatcaataggagagagctcgtttcacacagtagtaaaatactttacacacaaagccagttatgtgcgcggggcccccctcatatataatcgcagcattttcgggtcggccaaattgCCATATCGCATTtagcgattatcgcgattcgattatttttccgatatatcgtgcagccctaatcgGCACGTAGCGTAAGCGAGATCAAAGTTCTAAAAATAGTGGAACCATTTTGCATAGTTTTCCCAGACAGGATTGTTTTTAGATTAGATAATTCTTTCTTCCTAAAGTCGTATCTAATTTCCACAGACAGGAGAAAATTATTCCATCTTTTTGTTCGGATCCAAAATCAGAAGGGGAAGAGAAGTTTCACAAACTGGATGTGCGTAGGGCTATCTTGTTCTATCACCACAAATCCTTTCAGAAAAACTGATTACTTGTTTGTACGAATTAGTGGGGCACATAAAGGTCATAAGGCCACAAAGAATTCCTTGTCCAGAAGGATAAATATGGCCATATTGGAATCCTATAGGTCCTTAGGGGTATCTCCACCTAAGTCTTTCATAGCCCACTCTACAAGATCTGTCTCAACATCCTGGACCAAAAGAGTAAGCGCTTCGTTGGAGCAGATCTGTAGGGCAGTGACGTGGTCAAGCCCTCACACGTTTACTAAACATTGCAGGGTAGATACTAGGGCTATTCAGGAGCTTCCCTTTGGTAGGAAGATGATGCAGCCATAGTCCCTCCCTAAATAAGAATTAATCTGTTATTTCATGGTATGCCGTTATGGATGATGAAAGGGAAAAACAATGTTACTTACTAGTAAttttccttttcatgaatcctccatgactgcatgccccccccccccctaaaaaaataataataaagttctaTATATTGGTATAGGATTGTGTATAGGTGAAGGTATAGAGAAACAAGTAAATAACAGGGCTGTCATCTGGTCCTTTTCTGCTATGAGCAAGGAAGATAAACCGCACTTGGATTCGGGTAACTTAAAGTCCAAAACAGAAAATGAAGATCCAGCTCAATCTCTCAAAGGTTCAACGGTACTTTATTTGTGCGGTTAAAAATTATACATCCTGTGCAACCAGTCTTAGTCTACGCGTTTTGGGCTTTCCGGTATATAAGCCCTTATTCATGACAGGCTAAAGACATAACTAAACGCAGCATATAAAGTGGGTCAACACCTGTGCCCCTGGTTGGGCTGTCATGTGACCCAAATGAGATGCTGCCATTCACATGCATCAACTCTTCAATTTAAAAGTTTTATACAAGCCCTCTGTACCAACCTGCTTGCACTATCCCCTGCTTCTAATACAAGAGTCCACATCTGTGCAGTTCCATCTGGCACGGATCATCTCACCCTTGGGCATATTATGTAAGGTATGTGATGGGTGACAAGAGGATCCGTGTAATATGGTGTTACCTGCTAAAGGTTTTCTGACGGTAGATGTACATATAGCAGCGGTGGCGGGGTCCCCCCTTAGGTGCAAATCCAGAAAAAACACTGGACGTGGTTCATGGTGGATACTAAAGGAAATAGTTTCCAAACAGTAATTGAGGTATTGGGTGAAAGGCGGTATGGTTTTTCTGGATTTGTGCCAAATAGTGTGTCTGTGGCCGGCTTACCATTTGCGGTAACCCATGGTGGAGACGCGTCCAGTATGCAAGTGCAGGGCATTGAGAGGGTTAAAGCACCAGAGGAGGTGACTACAAGAGGAAACTTCTTAACAGGGAATCCTTCTGGATTTTTCAGTTGGACAGCCGTCAGCCTGAGGGACTCAAAAGATTGGATTTGATACTACAGCAATAATGGGATGCGATAGTGATGTATATTTCCCCACTCTAGATGTTCTTTTGTGTCGAACATTGATGTATTTTTAGCAGATGGATTGTATCACTTTTAAATTGAAGAGTTGATGCATGTGAATGGCAGCATCTCATTTGGGTCACATGACAGCCCAACCAGGGGCACAGGTGTTGACCCACTTTATATGCTGCGTTTAGTTATGTCTTTagcatgtcatgagtaagggcttatATACCGGAAAGCCCGAAACGCATAGACTAAGACTGGTTGCACTGGATGTATAACTTTTAACTGCACAAATAAAGTACCGTTGAACCTTTGCGAGATTGAGCAGGATCTTAGTTTTCTGTTTAGGACTTCCTAGGTGAAGGTATGTATTGGTATGGAAAAAAAGACTCTAGGCTGTCGGTTCAGAAAGACACTGAGGAGAAGCCGGGGGAGGGTCAAATttcttcttcctgtccctacctggttggaggcgggtcctCTCTCAGGGTATGCTGTCATGGAGGATTCGTGAAAaggaaagtaaggctactttcacactagcgttcgatcggatccgttctgaacggatccgatcataataatgcagacggaggctccgttcagaacggatccgtctgcattattttagcatataacagctaagtgtgaaaatagcctcgtacggatccgtccagactttcaatgtaaagtcaatgggggacggatccgcctgaagattgagccatattgtggcatcttcaaacggatccgtccccattgacttacattgtaagtctggacggatccgcacggccaggcggacacccgaacgctgcaagcagcgttcagctgtccgcctgtccgtgcggaggcgagcggagcggaggctgaacgccgccagactgatgcagtctgagcggatccgctccattcagactgcatcagggctggacggaggcgttcgggtccgctcgtgagctccttcaaacggagctcacgagcggaccagcgaacgctagtgtgaaaggagcctaagtaatgtatttttttgatctctccccccccccccccccccccccaaatctctgctttaaaaaaaaaaacataatctgACAGTGAGAGCAGGGAACCAGCTGTATAATACGCAAGTGATGATGCAAGCACAAGTCCTGAGTCTGACTTCACCATCAATACTATCAGCAATTTTTCAAGTTACAGGCCCGAAAACTGAGGCACTAAATTGTCATAGAAAGCTTGTGTAGATCCATGATGCACAGCCTAGCCGGATATCTCTAGCTCGCTCTCTAGCTCTCTCCTTAATTTATGTGTGAACGTGGCAATCTCTTCCTTTACCCGATAAACCTGTACATTTTGAAGAAAGATTTCAGTGAGTGGCCAAGGTAGCAAGGGTTGAGTCGTGGATCCTTCTCCCTGTCAAGCTGTCGCGTACACACAAGGCCATTGGGCCATCTTGACAAAATCTACGTGTTTTATCCATTTTTAACTGTGCTCGGCCAACCTAAATCtgtttaaagcgaacctttcacctcaatttcacttaataaactagcaacagtaccttatagatcatcttcaGTGTGTTCTTATACATCCTTGTGCCGCTTTCATGCGCTGTATATGCCTGAAAAAGTCTTATAAAGTAATCATTTCCTGCTCCAACagtcacgctagaagtcaagggggtagcccttccctcacttcaggctgtacctcccctgccctaaccctgcCTCTATGCACTGTAATGGACACCCGGCTCAGTGGCCAGGACCGTGCTTGTACAGGCTGCGAATGCGCCGCACGATCCCTTCTATTGcgcggactcaagcgcgatcctgtaattgATCGCGCTTGTGTCCGCGCGGCGAATGAGGAgggcggcgcatgcgcagcctgTACAAGCGCAGTCCCTGCGACTGAGCcaggtgtcagttacactacagagaggcggggttagggcaggggaggtacagcctgaagtgagggaagggctacctccttgacttctagcgtgactGTTGGAGCAGGAAATTATTACTTTATAAGACTTTTTTTTCAGGCATAAAAGCGGCACAAGGATGTATACGAACACACtgaagatgatctataaggtactgttgctagtttattaagtgaaattgaggtgaaaggttcgctttaaacaCTTCTGGAGTCTAGTAGGTTGCGTTACCTGGATGTGTTCTGATGGCAGCAGGAGCAGCTACATGTAAAGACTTGCAGCTGCCCAGGATCATGTATACCTGTAATACATGCTTGACTTCTACCCAGGACAATCATTTTTTGACTACCCGATCCCTGGCATGTGCTTTTTATGGTGTGCAGTTGTTACTTGTGTTGATTCCCATTCCCTCGGAAATAAAGGTACTTATGAACAAGCCAAGGATCTCGGCTTCTAGTAGGACACACTGctcttaaagggatcctgtcaccaggattttgcgcatagagctggggacatgggctgctagatggccgctagcacatctgcagtacccaggtcccatatctctgtgtgcttttattgtgtttaaaaaactgttttgatccatatgcaaatgaccggagatgagtcaagcggaaaggagcccagcaccgccccgcgtcctccgaatctcctccttgctggctgatgtcacagagctggagcgccgaaatctcgcgatgcgcgagctagcgcatgcgcagtgtcgacatcatgttcattccctgtactggcatcagcacagggaacgaactacgcatgcgctagctcgcgcatcgcgagatttcggcgctccagctctgtgacatcagccagcaaggaggagattcggaggacgcggggcggtgctgggctcctttccgcttgactcctctccggatacaggactcatatcaggtcatttaacacaataaaagcacacagagctatggggactgggtactgcagatgtgctagcagcccatgtcctcagctctatgcaaaaaatcctggtgacaggttccctttaactatcaGTTACTGCTGGACACCATTCAGACTGTTTGGTGTTATATGCTAAGTGCTCCTATTTGATCAGTTGTATCATATGTAGTGACCTGTATTAGAGGAAGCGGTAATGTCACATGCTGTGAAACCTCTCCAAAAGATCACCTCTTTTTTTAAAAGACCACCATGACCCAGATATAGATCAGCTTTCCTTTAGATCCGATTGTTTCAAGAAGACCACTCCCTAGAAGATATTTAGGGTGGTCATCTCGGAGAGGTTTTATTACATAATGTTCTTGCCCTGCTTGtgtactgtataatgtataaGTGTATGCTGTATTCTTTTTTTGCAGGCAGCTGTTGAAGGACCCTCAGGTGCTCTTTGCTGGATACAAAGTACCACATCCCCTGGAACATAAAATTGTTATAAGAGTTCAGACGACACCAGAATACAGTCCTCAGGAGGCATTTACCAATGCCATCACAGATTTGATCAGTGAGCTATCCCTGTTGGAAGAAAGATTTAGGGTGAGTACTGGACTAAAGGAATggtctttttttccagtaatcgTTGTCAGTATTTAGCTATATGTTTGTTCATCTTTCCTACCAGTTTTACATCCCGTTTATGCTCAGTAGCTAGCACTGTATAAAATGTTGTTGTTCCaatagacttaaaaaaaaaataataaaaaaaataaatgcaaatagTCAGGGCATCCAAAGATTTTAAAtgctataaacaaaaaaaatgaaccaattaaaaaactaaaataacttGTGTGTACCGATAACATctggaggtgttttttttttttttttttttttaccaaaagtgttaaaaagtggtCATACTCAtagcaaacattaaaaaaaagaaaaattaatacCCTTTGCTTGCCCCTCTGTGCCCCAATGCACTTTTTGCAcccagtatgctaatactgagcatcggtaggagacgccagggtttctcagcgggcgtctccttctccctggctgtgccgttaTCCAGTCACAGCTAGCTAGGTAGAAAAAAGCTCACCTactccctggctgtgactctcTCCGCTgcaattggatcgcggcacagccagggagaagccctggcgtctcctccctgtactgatgctcagtattaacatactgggtGCTAAAGCTGCAGGGGGCACAGCAGGGCAAGTGACAGGTATTTGAAATAAACAGcaatgatggcagcagcagagtgCACACCTCaagtaaactaaaaaaaaaaaaaacacatgaaaggtcctctttaaaggagtgTCTGGTTAATAAAAGGTAAATACCCTGCTGGGGATTTGTAAGTTAACAGAGTGGGTCCCCTGCCCATAGCAGCTACAAAGCATGTCTCTTGTTCTGGGGGGATGTGATATGTCTGTGCAATACACAGACagaccattgatttcaatggaaaCTGTGTAATGCGGAATTCCCCTGCAGAGGTATTGTGCACTTGCTGCTGGTAATTCTCACACAACACATCGGATCGCTGGGGCTTCTAACAGGATTTACCTTTTTTCCAGTTTGATTCACTACAATAAAACATGTGAGCTTGGTCCTGTATATAATAGATGTCTATGTAAGTCATTTTGTAttagaggggttatccaagactataaaatgctcccccatacgccgggcccctcacaatgaatatacttgcCTTTTCATCCGCGCACGAGGAGGACAAGGAGCGGCTCGGGGAGCCGGGTAAGTATATTCGTTGTGatgggcccggcatatgggggagcattttatagtcttggataacccctttaataacttcTGTTCATTCAGTTGCGTTCTAaagatgtgttttattttttttgttttttgtgttttttttttacaacttgttGAAATTCACTGCTGTAGTAATGTGGTTTTATGAATACAGGTTTACACTgactattaataaaaaataataatctgttaTTACTTACATTTTTCCATGTCTTCCTTTCTTCAGGTTGCCATTAAGGATAAACAAGAGGGAATTGAATAAATCTGGAGAAGGTTTCCTCTGCTGTAACGTTGCCGGAGCTTCAACATTTCCCTTTTCTGTAGGGAGCTAATATGaatagtgtttttgtttttttaaaataaagtaacTTTAATGTTGTGCTTGAGCTTTTATTCTTCCGTATACTGAATAGTACAGCACACCGTTCCTTATACAGGTGCTCTGTGGAAGGATACCTCCAGCCAGAGAGGGGGCTGCAGGCCCAGTGTGTTGGATGCAAAGTTTAATGGGATTTACTTAATGGCTTTCCAACATATAATATGCAGGAATGTTTCATTCAAAGATTTCAATGGCAggcaagcttaaaggggttgtcccttatGGACATTTATAGCGTATTGATAGGTTATAAATGTTCAATAGAATGTGTCTCCTGTGGGACTCGTGCCCCTTTAAGAACCAGACCCTCTCATGAATGGAGAGTTATCTTACAAGCTGTATTTAAATAGAAGCGGTCAGTAGTTCTGGCTGGTGGAAGTCGAGTCAGGCCATACATTTCCCCTGCAGCGGTGACAAACCTCAAGACCTCTCCGATCCACTGTCTGTGGTCTAATTTCTTTAATTAGATTACAGTTTTGTCAGCTACAGGAAAATGCTAGGTCTGAATAAACTGTGAAAAATACAGAAGTGGTTGGATCAGCTCACCCATCCAAACTACTATAGGACGCAGTGCACGATACAACAGGGCTGGCTCCCCGGGATTAAGGCGATAAATGGAAAACGCTGTAAAGTCTTTATTCAATCTTTGAACACGTATGCTTAtgcatttcaggtgcagatgcAGTCCTCGTCGTAAAACTTAGTTGCCACaatgtttaaaggataactgtcacatttagaccctaatttcaattttcatatatgtagttactaataacatgatattccagaatcagttactattagactgacttactccatatttaataagattcagcccttagcaaccagtctgcataaaactgcaatttctctattcagttaagatggccgccactgccctcaccctgaggctaatcccgcctgccctcactagccagtaacaatagccccccaaaagtgtcagtaaccacagccctccccctaaagggttaatctcctgcagcacaaaggggccctcttaccacatgttgctttcatttatacactgagcagatggcagatctc
This is a stretch of genomic DNA from Bufo gargarizans isolate SCDJY-AF-19 chromosome 3, ASM1485885v1, whole genome shotgun sequence. It encodes these proteins:
- the POLR2J gene encoding DNA-directed RNA polymerase II subunit RPB11-a; amino-acid sequence: MNAPPAFESFLLFEGEKKITITKDTKVPNACLFTINKEDHTIGNIIKSQLLKDPQVLFAGYKVPHPLEHKIVIRVQTTPEYSPQEAFTNAITDLISELSLLEERFRVAIKDKQEGIE